In Vigna unguiculata cultivar IT97K-499-35 chromosome 3, ASM411807v1, whole genome shotgun sequence, a single genomic region encodes these proteins:
- the LOC114179513 gene encoding uncharacterized WD repeat-containing protein C2A9.03-like, with protein sequence MAQRQGDEMEYVADDNEMADAEDDIYFRGRVFGDSESESDDDDEYESMENRMTDTTAAEARKGKDIQGIPWDRLSISREKYRQTRLEQYKNYENIPQSGELSEKECSQTYKGGKYYDFWQNTRSVKSTILHFQLRNLVWSTSKHDVYLVSSYSIMHWSSLSSKKSEILNVSGHVAPCEKHPGSLLEGFTQTQISTLAVRDNLLIAGGFQGELICKYLDRPGVSFCSRTTYDDNAITNAVEIYEHPSGAVHFMASNNDCGVRDFDMEKFQLSKHFSFSWPVNHTSLSPDAKLLVIVGDNPEGLLVDSQTGKTVKSLSGHLDYSFASAWHPDGHIFATGNQDKTCRVWDVRNLSKSVAVLKGNLGAIRSIRFTSDGRFMAMAEPADFVHVYDAKSGFEKEQEIDFFGEISGLSFSPDTESLFIGVWDRTYGSLLQYNRRRNYKYLDCM encoded by the exons ATGGCTCAACGACAGGGGGACGAAATGGAGTATGTAGCTGACGATAATGAAATGGCGGATGCAGaagatgatatatattttagggGCAGAGTGTTTGGCGATTCAGAGTCCGAAtccgatgatgatgatgaatatGAATCAATG GAAAATCGAATGACAGACACCACTGCTGCAGAAGCTAGGAAAGGAAAGGATATTCAAGGTATACCTTGGGATAGACTGAGCATTAGTCGTGAGAAGTATAGACAAACTAGACTAGAGCAGTACaagaattatgaaaatataccTCAATCGGGCGAACTGTCAGAAAAG GAATGCTCACAAACATATAAGGGAGGAAAGTATTATGATTTCTGGCAAAACACCAGATCTGTGAAATCGACAATACTTCATTTCCAG TTGAGGAATTTGGTGTGGTCAACATCTAAGCATGATGTGTATCTTGTTTCTAGTTACTCAATTATGCACTGGTCTTCTTTAAGTTCCAAGAAATCAGAAATACTGAATGTATCAGGGCATGTAGCTCCATGCGAG AAACATCCTGGAAGCCTTTTGGAAGGATTTACTCAAACACAAATTAGTACACTGGCTGTGCGGGATAATTTGTTGATTGCTGGGGGTTTTCAAGGAGAACTTATTTGCAAG TACCTAGATCGACCGGGGGTTAGTTTTTGTTCAAGAACTACTTACGATGACAATGCAATAACAAATGCTGTTGAGATATATGAGCATCCAAG TGGAGCTGTTCATTTCATGGCTTCGAATAATGACTGTGGAGTTCGAGACTTTGACATGGAAAAGTTTCAGCTTTCCAAGCATTTCTCCTTCTCTTGGCCTGTAAAT CATACTTCATTGAGCCCAGATGCGAAACTGCTTGTGATTGTTGGAGATAACCCAGAAGGATTACTAGTAGATTCTCAAACTGGAAAG ACTGTGAAGTCTTTATCTGGACACTTGGACTACTCATTTGCATCTGCATGGCATCCTGATGGCCACATTTTTGCTACCGGTAACCAAGACAAAACATGCCGTGTTTGGGATGTTAGGAACTTGTCAAAGTCTGTTGCTGTGCTTAAGGGCAACCTTGGAGCTATACGTTCCATAAGGTTCACATCTGATGGGCGATTCATGGCAATGGCTGAGCCAGCTGACTTTGTGCATGTCTATGATGCAAAGAGTGGGTTCGAGAAGGAGCAGGAGATCGATTTTTTTGGGGAGATCTCTGGTTTATCTTTTAGCCCTGACACAGAATCACTTTTCATTGGTGTTTGGGATCGCACCTATGGAAGCCTTCTTCAGTACAATCGGCGGCGAAACTATAAATATCTCGACTGCATGTAA
- the LOC114179752 gene encoding uncharacterized protein LOC114179752 isoform X1, with the protein MIEQFINFVIRPPRAEYNPDQYLWEKEFTLASRTYQRQDLELKNARGYTLKCSHYLPSPFPEDTSLPCVIYCHGNSGCRADANEAAVILLPSNITVFTLDFSGSGLSDGEYVSLGWHEKDDLKMVVSYLRSNKQISHIGLWGRSMGAVTSLLYGAEDPSIAGMVLDSAFSNLYNLMMELVDVYKIRLPKFTVKMAVQYMRRVIEKKAKFDIMNLNCLLVAPKTFIPVLFGHASDDKFIQPHHSDLISESYAGDKNVIKFDGDHNSSRPQFFYDSVSIFFYNVLRPPNVPRAHNKLEKYYDLGNLKLGSGVEESLLYEILSSLRSASTNAASSSSVLPAISTTKSVTELLSDVTPLTDVESFFREDSVGNGETGRDEPTDVQDKLNGEGEDCCSYTSSNRESWGRCSSLGGSDEECCADLRADDTLSQNNVKVFATPMRGTREKPSYPKEDEKKQKKNKSKKKKDESVVKKPKSERFEKLEALSRRLRHCLMKGSNHRRHKSS; encoded by the exons ATGATTGAACAATTCATCAATTTCGTTATTCGGCCTCCCAG GGCGGAGTATAATCCTGACCAGTACCTGTGGGAAAAAGAATTCACCCTTGCAAGTCGAACATACCAAAGGCAGGATTTGGAG CTTAAGAATGCCAGAGGCTATACCTTGAAGTGTAGCCACTATCTTCCATCTCCTTTCCCAGAAGATACTTCTCTTCCTTGTGTTATATATTGCCATGGAAACAG TGGATGTAGGGCAGACGCCAATGAAGCTGCTGTAATTCTCCTTCCTTCAAATATTACTGTTTTTACCCTTGACTTCTCGGGTTCAGGTTTATCAGATGGAGAATATGTCAGTCTAGGCTGGCACGAA AAAGATGATCTCAAGATGGTGGTGTCATATTTGAGAAGCAACAAACAAATATCTCATATAGGACTTTGGGGACGGTCAATGGGTGCAGTTACTAG TCTTCTTTATGGAGCTGAAGATCCTTCTATTGCTGGAATGGTGTTGGATAGCgccttttcaaatttatataatctTATGATGGAGCTTGTGGATGTTTATAAAATTCGGCTTCCTAAATTCACT GTTAAAATGGCTGTACAGTACATGCGGCGGGTTATTGAGAAGAAGGCAAAGTTTGATATCATGAACCTGAATTGTTTGCTG GTTGCACCAAAGACATTCATTCCTGTTTTATTTGGACATGCAAGTGATGACAAATTCATTCAGCCCCACCATTCTGATCTCATCTCTGAATCCTATGCG GGTGATAAAAATGTCATAAAATTTGATGGTGATCACAACTCCTCTCGGCCACAATTCTTTTATGATTCAGTTTCCATTTTCTTCTACAATGTCCTTCGCCCTCCTAATGTTCCTAGAGCTCATAATAAGCTTGAGAAATATTATGATTTGGGGAATTTGAAACTTGGTTCTGGTGTGGAGGAG AGCTTATTGTATGAGATTCTCTCTAGTCTGCGGTCTGCATCAACCAATGCTGCAAGTTCATCTTCTGTGCTTCCAGCAATTTCCACCACAAAATCAGTTACAGAACTTCTTTCGGACGTCACACCACTGACTGATGTA GAATCCTTTTTCAGAGAAGATAGTGTTGGCAATGGTGAAACTGGCCGTGATGAACCCACGGATGTGCAG GATAAGCTGAACGGCGAGGGTGAAGATTGCTGTTCATATACTAGCTCAAATAGAGAAAGTTGGGGCAGATGTTCTTCGTTAGGAGGCAGTGATGAAGAATGTTGTGCAGATTTAAGGGCTGATGATACCCTCTCTCAG AATAATGTGAAGGTGTTTGCAACACCCATGCGTGGCACTAGAGAGAAACCGTCGTacccaaaagaagatgagaagaagcagaagaagaataagagtaagaaaaagaaagatgaaagCGTTGTGAAGAAGCCGAAGAGCGAGAGGTTTGAGAAGCTGGAAGCTCTAAGCAGACGCCTGCGGCATTGCCTTATGAAGGGATCAAACCATCGAAGGCACAAGTCCTCTTAG
- the LOC114179752 gene encoding uncharacterized protein LOC114179752 isoform X2 gives MIEQFINFVIRPPRAEYNPDQYLWEKEFTLASRTYQRQDLELKNARGYTLKCSHYLPSPFPEDTSLPCVIYCHGNSGCRADANEAAVILLPSNITVFTLDFSGSGLSDGEYVSLGWHEKDDLKMVVSYLRSNKQISHIGLWGRSMGAVTSLLYGAEDPSIAGMVLDSAFSNLYNLMMELVDVYKIRLPKFTVKMAVQYMRRVIEKKAKFDIMNLNCLLVAPKTFIPVLFGHASDDKFIQPHHSDLISESYAGDKNVIKFDGDHNSSRPQFFYDSVSIFFYNVLRPPNVPRAHNKLEKYYDLGNLKLGSGVEESLLYEILSSLRSASTNAASSSSVLPAISTTKSVTELLSDVTPLTDESFFREDSVGNGETGRDEPTDVQDKLNGEGEDCCSYTSSNRESWGRCSSLGGSDEECCADLRADDTLSQNNVKVFATPMRGTREKPSYPKEDEKKQKKNKSKKKKDESVVKKPKSERFEKLEALSRRLRHCLMKGSNHRRHKSS, from the exons ATGATTGAACAATTCATCAATTTCGTTATTCGGCCTCCCAG GGCGGAGTATAATCCTGACCAGTACCTGTGGGAAAAAGAATTCACCCTTGCAAGTCGAACATACCAAAGGCAGGATTTGGAG CTTAAGAATGCCAGAGGCTATACCTTGAAGTGTAGCCACTATCTTCCATCTCCTTTCCCAGAAGATACTTCTCTTCCTTGTGTTATATATTGCCATGGAAACAG TGGATGTAGGGCAGACGCCAATGAAGCTGCTGTAATTCTCCTTCCTTCAAATATTACTGTTTTTACCCTTGACTTCTCGGGTTCAGGTTTATCAGATGGAGAATATGTCAGTCTAGGCTGGCACGAA AAAGATGATCTCAAGATGGTGGTGTCATATTTGAGAAGCAACAAACAAATATCTCATATAGGACTTTGGGGACGGTCAATGGGTGCAGTTACTAG TCTTCTTTATGGAGCTGAAGATCCTTCTATTGCTGGAATGGTGTTGGATAGCgccttttcaaatttatataatctTATGATGGAGCTTGTGGATGTTTATAAAATTCGGCTTCCTAAATTCACT GTTAAAATGGCTGTACAGTACATGCGGCGGGTTATTGAGAAGAAGGCAAAGTTTGATATCATGAACCTGAATTGTTTGCTG GTTGCACCAAAGACATTCATTCCTGTTTTATTTGGACATGCAAGTGATGACAAATTCATTCAGCCCCACCATTCTGATCTCATCTCTGAATCCTATGCG GGTGATAAAAATGTCATAAAATTTGATGGTGATCACAACTCCTCTCGGCCACAATTCTTTTATGATTCAGTTTCCATTTTCTTCTACAATGTCCTTCGCCCTCCTAATGTTCCTAGAGCTCATAATAAGCTTGAGAAATATTATGATTTGGGGAATTTGAAACTTGGTTCTGGTGTGGAGGAG AGCTTATTGTATGAGATTCTCTCTAGTCTGCGGTCTGCATCAACCAATGCTGCAAGTTCATCTTCTGTGCTTCCAGCAATTTCCACCACAAAATCAGTTACAGAACTTCTTTCGGACGTCACACCACTGACTGAT GAATCCTTTTTCAGAGAAGATAGTGTTGGCAATGGTGAAACTGGCCGTGATGAACCCACGGATGTGCAG GATAAGCTGAACGGCGAGGGTGAAGATTGCTGTTCATATACTAGCTCAAATAGAGAAAGTTGGGGCAGATGTTCTTCGTTAGGAGGCAGTGATGAAGAATGTTGTGCAGATTTAAGGGCTGATGATACCCTCTCTCAG AATAATGTGAAGGTGTTTGCAACACCCATGCGTGGCACTAGAGAGAAACCGTCGTacccaaaagaagatgagaagaagcagaagaagaataagagtaagaaaaagaaagatgaaagCGTTGTGAAGAAGCCGAAGAGCGAGAGGTTTGAGAAGCTGGAAGCTCTAAGCAGACGCCTGCGGCATTGCCTTATGAAGGGATCAAACCATCGAAGGCACAAGTCCTCTTAG